Proteins found in one Triticum aestivum cultivar Chinese Spring chromosome 4D, IWGSC CS RefSeq v2.1, whole genome shotgun sequence genomic segment:
- the LOC123096521 gene encoding protein SCARECROW 2: MGSSSLLLFPSSSSSAPNHSSYSHAHAAASASHSALLPPLPSPSPSDLFLYLDQLDHQEGGAAMVRKRPAPDVDLPPPRRHVTGDLSDVTAATGGAAPPQQLPSAVAGSAQLPALPMQLPAFGGHLQAPVPAMDVVVAPQVATEVNVNNNSTAWVDGIIRDIIGSSGAAVSVAQLIHNVREIIHPCNPGLASLLELRLRSLLASDLVQHPPPPPPPPHHPPSLLPGAGGNTILSAPPVPALPPPPPPDKRRREEEQQNPPPQSPKPPPSAEETAAAAAAAAAAASAALKERKEEQRRRQRDEEGLHLLTLLLQCAESVNSDDLDEAQRALLEIAELATPFGTSTQRVAAYFAEAMSARLVSSCLGLYAPLPNASSPAASRLVNSRVAAAFQVFNGISPFVKFSHFTANQAIQEAFEREDRVHIVDLDIMQGLQWPGLFHILASRPGGPPRVRLTGLGASMEALEATGKRLSDFAHTLGLPFEFYPVAGKAGNLDPEKLGVDTRRREAVAVHWLHHSLYDVTGNDSNTLNLIQRLAPKVVTMVEQDLSHSGSFLARFVEAIHYYSALFDSLDASYSEDSSERHVVEQQLLAREIRNVLAVGGPARTGDIKFGNWREKLAQSGFRAASLAGSAAAQASLLLGMFPSDGYTLVEENGTLKLGWKDLCLLTASAWRPFQALGR; this comes from the exons AtgggctcctcctccctcctcctcttcccctcgtcctcctcctccgcccccaACCACTCCTCTTATTCCCATGCTCATGCTGCCGCCTCCGCTTCCCACTCCGCCTTGCTCCCACCGCTCCCCTCCCCGTCCCCCTCCGACCTCTTCCTCTACCTCGACCAGCTAGACCACCAAGAGGGCGGCGCCGCCATGGTACGCAAGCGCCCGGCTCCGGACGTCGACCTGCCCCCGCCCCGGCGCCATGTCACCGGGGACCTCTCCGACGTCACCGCCGCTACGGGCGGAGCGGCGCCCCCGCAGCAGCTCCCGTCGGCGGTGGCAGGGAGCGCGCAGCTGCCCGCGCTGCCGATGCAGCTGCCGGCGTTCGGCGGCCACCTGCAGGCGCCAGTGCCGGCGATGGACGTCGTCGTCGCACCGCAGGTCGCGACGGAGGTTAACGTCAACAATAACAGCACGGCGTGGGTGGACGGCATCATCCGGGACATCATCGGCAGCAGCGGCGCCGCGGTCTCCGTCGCGCAGCTCATCCACAACGTCCGGGAGATCATCCACCCCTGTAACCCCGGACTCGCTTCACTCCtagagctccgcctccgctcgctCCTCGCATCCGACCTTGTCCagcacccgccgccgcctcctcctcctccccatcatCCGCCCTCACTCCTACCCGGTGCCGGTGGCAACACGATACTCTCCGCCCCGCCAGTGCCGgcgctccctccgccgccgcctcccgacaAGCGGCGCCGCGAGGAGGAGCAGCAGAACCCGCCGCCGCAGTCGCCGAAGCCGCCCCCTTCCGCGGAGGAAACCGCCGCGGCCGCCGCAGCCGCTGCAGCGGCAGCTTCCGCCGCCTTGAAGGAGCGGAAAGAGGAGCAGCGGCGGAGGCAGCGCGACGAGGAGGGTCTCCATCTGCTGACGCTCCTTCTGCAGTGCGCCGAGTCCGTCAACTCCGACGACCTCGACGAGGCCCAGCGCGCCCTGCTGGAGATCGCGGAGCTGGCCACCCCGTTCGGCACCTCCACGCAGCGCGTCGCCGCCTACTTCGCGGAGGCCATGTCGGCCCGCCTCGTCAGCTCCTGCCTCGGCCTCTACGCGCCGCTCCCCAACGCGTCGTCCCCCGCCGCGTCCCGCCTCGTCAACTCGCGCGTCGCCGCGGCGTTCCAGGTGTTCAACGGCATCAGCcccttcgtcaagttctcccacTTCACGGCGAACCAGGCCATCCAGGAGGCGTTCGAGCGGGAGGACCGCGTCCACATCGTGGACCTCGACATCATGCAGGGGCTCCAGTGGCCGGGACTGTTCCACATCCTCGCCTCCCGCCCGGGCGGCCCGCCCAGGGTCAGGCTCACCGGGCTCGGCGCGTCCATGGAGGCGCTGGAGGCCACCGGGAAGCGGCTGTCGGACTTCGCCCACACGCTGGGCCTGCCGTTCGAGTTCTACCCGGTGGCGGGCAAAGCTGGGAACCTCGATCCGGAGAAGCTCGGCGTCGACACGCGGCGGCGCGAGGCTGTTGCCGTCCACTGGCTCCACCACTCGCTCTACGACGTCACCGGCAACGACTCCAACACACTCAACCTCATCCAAAG GTTGGCGCCGAAGGTGGTGACAATGGTGGAGCAGGACCTGAGCCACTCTGGCTCCTTTCTGGCCCGCTTCGTGGAGGCCATCCACTACTACTCGGCGCTCTTCGACTCGCTGGACGCGAGCTATAGCGAGGACAGCTCGGAGCGGCACGTCGTGGAGCAGCAGCTGCTGGCGAGGGAGATCCGCAATGTGCTGGCCGTGGGTGGCCCGGCGCGCACCGGGGACATCAAGTTCGGAAACTGGCGGGAGAAGCTCGCGCAGTCGGGGTTCCGTGCGGCGTCGCTGGCGGGCAGCGCCGCCGCGCAGGCTTCCCTGCTGCTCGGCATGTTCCCCTCGGATGGCTACACTCTCGTTGAGGAGAATGGCACTCTGAAGCTTGGATGGAAGGATCTTTGCTTGCTCACTGCATCTGCTTGGCGCCCATTTCAGGCTTTAGGTCGTTAG